The following are encoded in a window of Lichenicola cladoniae genomic DNA:
- a CDS encoding winged helix-turn-helix domain-containing protein, with the protein MLRLTLRVDRDGERWLGPGKIRLLELIAEHGSISRAGREMAMSYRRAWRLVEAMNDSLGQPVVAARPGGAGGGGATVTPAGAALIDCYRKAEADAIRSAGPALAALEAMLTH; encoded by the coding sequence ATGCTCCGGCTCACGCTCCGGGTCGACAGGGATGGCGAACGCTGGCTCGGACCCGGCAAGATCCGGCTGCTCGAGCTGATCGCGGAACATGGCTCGATCTCCCGGGCTGGCCGCGAGATGGCCATGTCCTACCGCCGGGCGTGGCGACTGGTCGAGGCGATGAACGACAGCCTCGGCCAGCCGGTGGTTGCCGCACGTCCTGGCGGGGCCGGTGGTGGCGGGGCGACGGTGACACCGGCCGGGGCCGCCCTGATCGACTGCTACCGGAAGGCCGAAGCGGACGCGATCCGTTCGGCCGGGCCCGCGCTGGCAGCACTCGAGGCGATGCTGACGCACTGA
- a CDS encoding DUF423 domain-containing protein, which yields MKAQADAGLPPVAVTLQPADSTLSPWARLFLACGALLGFATVAMGALAAHLPDRSLAPGGRELLRSAVQMQGWHTVALLVAGILADRRPGLPVRLAGVAFLLGITCFCAGLYALGFAGDSVWARTLGHLAPFGGSVLMLGWLLLALACLRR from the coding sequence ATGAAAGCCCAAGCGGATGCCGGATTGCCCCCGGTCGCGGTCACGTTGCAGCCAGCGGACTCCACCCTCTCGCCTTGGGCCAGGCTTTTCCTGGCGTGCGGCGCGCTGCTCGGTTTCGCGACCGTGGCAATGGGCGCGCTTGCGGCGCACCTGCCGGACCGGTCGCTGGCTCCGGGCGGGCGCGAACTGTTGCGCAGCGCGGTGCAGATGCAGGGCTGGCACACGGTCGCCCTGCTCGTCGCCGGAATACTGGCCGACCGCCGCCCAGGCCTGCCGGTCCGGCTTGCGGGTGTCGCATTCCTGCTGGGGATCACCTGTTTCTGCGCCGGGCTGTATGCGCTCGGCTTCGCCGGCGATAGCGTCTGGGCGCGGACGCTTGGGCATCTGGCACCGTTCGGCGGCAGCGTGCTGATGCTGGGCTGGCTCCTGCTGGCCCTCGCGTGCCTGCGCCGATGA
- a CDS encoding SAM-dependent methyltransferase, which yields MNESSNTSPSEIVVPSVIGAAYLASEGNEAVLAEEMSRHGLTISAWHGRLALSPEPPAPVLWSLDTWTAPELVACASIGDAAKALRDRQRNWSHLPLLHHRRSALIVDRLPSVKSAPLVFPAAAPTAPLGAWTLLEPGLLLLSTTKTSPFPNGIARFVEDRVGPPSRAYLKLWEACARLGMWPQPGDACLDLGATPGGWTWAIASLGATVMAIDRAPLDPTVASMPGVGFRRESAFGLEPANEPPVEWLFSDIIAYPDRLLTLVRRWIEAGTVGRIVCTIKFQDPTDHDAAQAFAVIPGGTVLHLSHNKHELTFLWANERL from the coding sequence ATGAACGAGTCGTCTAACACCAGCCCGTCCGAAATCGTGGTGCCGAGCGTGATCGGCGCCGCCTATCTGGCTTCGGAAGGCAATGAGGCGGTGCTGGCCGAGGAGATGTCGCGCCACGGCCTGACCATCTCGGCCTGGCATGGCAGGCTGGCACTCTCGCCCGAACCACCGGCACCGGTGCTGTGGTCGCTCGACACCTGGACCGCGCCCGAGCTGGTCGCTTGCGCCTCGATAGGCGACGCGGCGAAGGCACTGCGCGACCGACAGCGCAACTGGAGCCACCTGCCCCTGCTGCACCATCGTCGCTCGGCCTTGATCGTGGACCGGCTGCCGAGCGTGAAGTCGGCACCGCTGGTGTTTCCGGCCGCCGCGCCGACCGCCCCGCTCGGAGCCTGGACGCTGCTGGAACCGGGTCTGCTGCTGCTCAGCACCACCAAGACCAGCCCGTTTCCGAACGGCATTGCCCGCTTCGTCGAGGACAGGGTCGGGCCGCCGAGCCGCGCCTACCTCAAGCTATGGGAAGCCTGCGCACGACTGGGGATGTGGCCGCAGCCGGGTGACGCGTGCCTCGACCTCGGCGCCACGCCGGGCGGCTGGACCTGGGCGATCGCCAGCCTCGGCGCAACGGTGATGGCGATCGACCGCGCCCCGCTCGACCCGACGGTGGCCTCCATGCCGGGCGTCGGCTTCCGGCGGGAGAGCGCGTTCGGTCTCGAGCCCGCGAACGAGCCGCCGGTCGAGTGGCTGTTCAGCGACATCATCGCCTATCCGGACCGGTTGCTGACGCTGGTGCGACGCTGGATCGAGGCCGGCACCGTCGGCCGCATCGTCTGCACGATCAAGTTCCAGGACCCGACCGACCACGATGCCGCACAGGCATTCGCTGTGATCCCGGGCGGAACGGTGCTGCATCTCTCGCACAACAAGCACGAGCTGACGTTCCTGTGGGCGAACGAACGTCTATGA
- a CDS encoding M3 family oligoendopeptidase, with protein MKIPHLKFAEIHAERPTREGLEAAYGTINAMLDSPGSLGQALELWDQERRRYDSWAALVHLRFAQDTTSETARADRDYADGLGPVATGYETDVKRRLLAAEDRAAVEAVVGAHVVRLWESDVTTFDPAIAADLEEEARLGARYTELLASARLSVGGTVTNLSGLAPFGESLDRDLRHQAEAARWGFFAEHARTLDGIYDDLVRLRTTMARKLGFETYVPLGYRRMRRVDYGPEQVASFRDQVAAHVVPLVARLLEQRRATHGWDKVQSWDETLIDPAGNPKPAGDHDFMVTQAKTMFERLDPEMGEFFAMMADGGFLDLKNREGKAGGGFCTSFPTEGVPFIFANFNGTHGDINVFTHEMGHAFQNWKSRDLPGIDVLWPTMEAAEINSMALEFLTYPQMALMVGEDAADRFRRMHLIGSLAFLPYGVCVDHFQHEVYSNPDLTPAERNAVWKRLEALYMPWRDYGELSHPAKGGRWQAQPHIYRSPFYYIDYTLALCCAMQFWLASRKAPAETMQRYSDLCAEGGSAPFTELVASAGLISPFADGALEAVVREAEAVLAA; from the coding sequence ATGAAGATACCTCACCTGAAGTTTGCCGAGATCCACGCCGAGCGCCCGACTCGCGAGGGACTGGAAGCGGCCTACGGCACCATCAACGCCATGCTGGATAGTCCGGGCTCGCTCGGACAGGCGCTCGAATTGTGGGACCAGGAGCGGCGGCGCTACGATAGCTGGGCGGCGCTGGTGCATCTCCGGTTCGCGCAGGATACCACCAGCGAGACTGCCCGCGCCGACCGCGACTACGCCGATGGGCTGGGTCCGGTCGCGACCGGCTATGAAACCGACGTGAAGCGCCGGCTGCTGGCAGCCGAGGATCGCGCGGCGGTCGAGGCAGTGGTCGGCGCGCATGTCGTCAGGCTTTGGGAGAGCGACGTCACCACCTTCGATCCGGCAATCGCGGCCGACCTCGAGGAGGAAGCACGGCTCGGCGCGCGCTATACCGAGCTGCTGGCTTCTGCCAGGCTCAGTGTCGGCGGGACCGTGACCAACCTGTCCGGCCTCGCACCGTTCGGGGAGTCGCTGGACCGCGACCTGCGGCATCAGGCGGAAGCGGCGCGCTGGGGCTTCTTTGCCGAACACGCCCGGACGCTGGACGGCATCTATGACGACCTGGTCCGCCTGCGCACCACGATGGCGCGCAAGCTCGGCTTCGAAACCTACGTGCCGCTCGGCTACCGGCGCATGCGCCGGGTCGATTACGGCCCCGAGCAGGTCGCATCCTTCCGTGACCAGGTGGCTGCGCACGTGGTGCCGCTGGTGGCGCGCCTGCTCGAGCAGCGGCGAGCGACGCACGGCTGGGATAAAGTGCAGTCGTGGGATGAGACACTGATCGACCCCGCAGGCAATCCGAAGCCGGCCGGCGATCATGATTTCATGGTGACGCAGGCGAAAACCATGTTCGAGCGGCTCGACCCGGAGATGGGCGAGTTCTTCGCGATGATGGCCGACGGTGGCTTCCTCGACCTCAAGAACCGCGAGGGCAAGGCCGGCGGCGGCTTCTGCACCTCGTTCCCGACCGAAGGCGTGCCGTTCATCTTCGCCAACTTCAACGGCACGCACGGCGACATCAACGTGTTCACGCACGAGATGGGACACGCCTTCCAGAATTGGAAAAGCCGTGACCTGCCCGGCATCGACGTGTTGTGGCCGACCATGGAAGCGGCCGAAATCAACTCGATGGCACTTGAATTCCTGACCTACCCGCAGATGGCGCTGATGGTCGGCGAGGACGCGGCCGACCGGTTCCGGCGCATGCACCTGATCGGCTCGCTTGCGTTCCTGCCCTACGGCGTCTGCGTCGATCATTTCCAGCACGAGGTCTATTCGAACCCGGATCTCACCCCGGCGGAGCGTAACGCCGTCTGGAAACGGCTGGAAGCGCTCTACATGCCGTGGCGCGACTATGGCGAGCTGTCCCACCCGGCGAAGGGCGGACGCTGGCAGGCGCAGCCGCATATCTATCGATCGCCGTTCTACTATATCGACTACACGCTGGCCCTGTGCTGCGCGATGCAGTTCTGGCTGGCATCCCGAAAGGCGCCGGCCGAAACTATGCAGCGCTACAGCGACCTGTGCGCGGAAGGCGGCTCGGCGCCGTTTACCGAACTGGTCGCGTCTGCCGGCCTGATCTCCCCCTTCGCCGACGGCGCGCTGGAAGCGGTGGTGCGTGAGGCGGAAGCCGTGCTGGCCGCCTGA